A window of candidate division KSB1 bacterium contains these coding sequences:
- a CDS encoding PorV/PorQ family protein has protein sequence MNLTAIRNKLKTAGRCGLLTGLLFLLAAVPQSLQAQTVSGVGTTAASFLKIGVGARALGMGEAYTTQATDVTALYWNPGALDRIDNIQMVFNHFDYLADIYFEYFGAAVPIQNLGTFGISFSYLGMPDMERTTVMSPDGNGEMVSAHSYAVNVGFARALTDRFAIGGNVKYVGESIWHAQATGFAFDVGLLYRALFRNVKIGMSITNFGTDMSMQGRDMLIQHDISEQYAGNNENINAYLDTDGFPMPVLFRVGLSANIGRDFFNLEKYDWIVAVDAVHPNDNREYLNVGTEIDVWNALALRTGYRQLFLKDREGGFTFGFGVRFNILNTVLNLDYANVDYGRLDHHNKFSLLFSF, from the coding sequence ATGAATTTAACAGCGATCAGAAATAAGCTAAAAACAGCAGGCCGATGTGGACTGTTGACAGGATTATTATTCCTTTTGGCCGCTGTCCCTCAATCGCTGCAGGCCCAGACAGTCAGCGGTGTGGGAACAACGGCCGCCAGTTTTCTCAAAATCGGCGTGGGAGCTCGCGCTCTGGGAATGGGAGAGGCGTATACCACGCAGGCCACGGATGTGACAGCCCTGTACTGGAATCCGGGCGCCCTGGACCGTATCGACAATATCCAGATGGTGTTCAACCATTTTGATTATCTGGCAGATATCTATTTTGAATATTTTGGCGCTGCGGTGCCGATTCAAAATCTGGGAACGTTCGGCATATCTTTTTCATATTTGGGAATGCCGGATATGGAGCGAACAACGGTCATGTCACCGGACGGGAATGGTGAAATGGTCTCTGCACATTCCTACGCCGTAAATGTTGGATTTGCCCGCGCTCTCACAGACCGATTTGCAATCGGTGGAAATGTAAAATATGTGGGCGAGAGCATCTGGCATGCTCAGGCTACCGGATTTGCGTTCGATGTCGGGCTGCTGTATCGTGCGCTTTTTAGAAACGTAAAGATCGGTATGTCGATTACCAATTTCGGTACGGATATGAGCATGCAGGGACGCGATATGCTGATTCAGCATGATATCTCTGAACAATATGCAGGAAACAATGAAAATATTAACGCCTATCTGGACACTGACGGGTTTCCGATGCCGGTTCTGTTCCGGGTCGGTTTATCCGCAAATATCGGACGTGATTTTTTCAATCTTGAGAAATACGACTGGATCGTTGCCGTGGATGCGGTTCATCCCAATGACAATCGGGAGTATCTGAATGTCGGTACCGAAATCGATGTGTGGAATGCTTTGGCTCTGCGCACCGGATATCGGCAACTTTTCCTTAAAGACCGGGAGGGCGGCTTTACATTCGGATTTGGGGTCCGGTTTAATATTCTAAATACGGTTCTGAATCTCGATTATGCAAATGTGGATTACGGTCGTTTGGATCATCACAATAAATTTTCATTGTTATTTTCATTTTAA
- a CDS encoding FlgD immunoglobulin-like domain containing protein, giving the protein MRHVLWFALMICVGLFSTAQAQVIADFEAGTDGGFSIGWGEALTSIGYADDPSGESVGVLELNFDGAAGDKGAFAKADIESNGAYSLMMWLWLPSDAPDSLLFKAWAQDQNSWGWNEQVYYAGDIAKETWYPITFDLEAKYVADPANLNHHDYKIKAGIEVAGYSLSGAEADWAGTLYMDNVSLIGVEPDFYAQFDDGTTSGFADNGWGTGFTDVSNQADPSGESDGVLALTFDGSAGQKGDVEGSGLPDPASYDMMVYHIWLPEGTPDELGIKTWAQDNNTWTWKEKLYRANAIPKQVWYPIFFNLEAARAMNPAEFDHYQYTFGRAGLEVHTFDVTGADTAWTGTIYIDNAGMLGMDIGSKWVLADFESPAAELQGFKAMNWGNALTDLSRMDDPTGESDGVMKADWDFSLGQKEAIGMSNVSFGWTETDTGATAMTLDVYIPESMPLGAQVSIFGTNVDWSEAKYMVSDSTLTPGGWYTMTYDIVDFEEQGKIDPKAAITIGTQVYYADASHEWTGSVYFDNLTLLGIEKPEGEVASPTVTASVDTSNESMPPYQTVEINWVDNDLGTESYNVYMSQSPVNSLDAEGVIQLTNDIPHGEEYWQHRPFTSDGGEATYYYAVTANDPEGGETELTESCKVGPVTVTHTSATAKARYVADFASSFSLDGLATEFEPYNEYQLVPENAGGDSSQVAGWDHESTDLMWHTTFVVDDDYLYISANVTDDDLNAEGNEPLYEGTQPWMGDALEFYIGYYDVTTLDDYHGYNTVDAEGTGDWRIAFTAWGTSGTATSIDQSFPGVETTVFQKFTGDGYIIETRIFLDSLALNHELIIKDGTKMPMQINCNDLDPAEGDEGRTLQANWGGSSGHEGWKRPGAWGFLEVIGGPAAVNDANSAPNEFSLHQNYPNPFNPVTTLTYDVAKATDVTIVVYDVLGKKVKTLVQAKQAAGTHSVNWDGTNDAGLRVSSGVYFYQMKTTDYTKTQKMMLLK; this is encoded by the coding sequence ATGAGACATGTTTTATGGTTTGCCTTGATGATCTGTGTGGGATTGTTTTCAACAGCTCAGGCACAGGTGATTGCTGATTTTGAGGCGGGTACAGACGGTGGGTTTTCCATCGGCTGGGGCGAAGCCTTGACCAGCATCGGCTATGCAGATGATCCGTCTGGAGAGTCTGTGGGTGTTCTGGAGCTCAATTTTGACGGCGCCGCTGGTGACAAAGGAGCCTTTGCGAAAGCCGATATAGAGTCGAATGGCGCCTATAGTTTGATGATGTGGCTCTGGCTGCCTTCGGACGCACCGGATTCTCTGCTTTTCAAAGCATGGGCGCAGGATCAAAACAGCTGGGGATGGAATGAACAGGTGTATTATGCCGGTGATATTGCCAAAGAAACCTGGTATCCCATAACCTTTGATCTTGAAGCCAAATATGTAGCTGACCCGGCTAATCTCAATCATCATGACTACAAGATAAAAGCCGGTATAGAGGTCGCAGGTTATTCATTGAGCGGTGCGGAAGCCGATTGGGCGGGCACTCTGTATATGGACAATGTTTCCTTAATAGGTGTCGAACCGGATTTTTACGCTCAATTCGATGATGGTACAACAAGTGGTTTCGCTGACAATGGCTGGGGAACCGGATTCACCGATGTATCGAATCAGGCTGATCCCAGTGGCGAGTCAGACGGTGTGCTTGCATTGACCTTTGACGGCTCTGCCGGGCAAAAAGGCGATGTAGAAGGAAGCGGCCTGCCGGATCCGGCGTCCTATGATATGATGGTTTATCATATTTGGCTGCCGGAGGGTACTCCTGATGAACTGGGAATTAAAACCTGGGCACAGGATAACAACACCTGGACCTGGAAAGAAAAGCTTTACAGAGCTAATGCTATTCCCAAGCAAGTCTGGTATCCGATCTTTTTCAATCTGGAAGCGGCACGCGCTATGAATCCGGCGGAATTTGATCACTATCAGTATACCTTTGGAAGAGCCGGGCTGGAAGTGCATACCTTTGATGTAACCGGTGCGGACACCGCCTGGACCGGCACGATTTATATCGATAATGCTGGAATGCTCGGAATGGACATTGGTTCCAAATGGGTACTGGCTGATTTTGAGAGTCCTGCTGCGGAATTGCAGGGATTCAAAGCCATGAACTGGGGGAATGCCCTCACGGATTTGTCGCGCATGGATGATCCGACCGGCGAGAGTGACGGTGTGATGAAAGCCGACTGGGATTTCAGTCTGGGACAAAAAGAAGCCATCGGCATGAGTAACGTCAGTTTTGGTTGGACCGAGACGGATACCGGCGCCACCGCAATGACGCTGGATGTTTATATCCCCGAAAGTATGCCGCTCGGCGCTCAGGTCTCGATATTTGGGACAAATGTCGACTGGAGTGAAGCCAAATATATGGTCAGTGATTCGACTTTGACGCCTGGCGGCTGGTATACGATGACGTATGATATCGTTGATTTCGAAGAACAGGGGAAGATTGACCCTAAAGCCGCGATTACTATCGGTACCCAGGTTTATTATGCAGATGCCAGTCATGAATGGACCGGTTCTGTTTATTTTGATAACCTGACTCTTTTAGGTATTGAAAAACCCGAAGGTGAGGTTGCATCGCCGACTGTTACAGCCTCGGTTGATACGTCAAATGAATCCATGCCGCCCTACCAGACCGTTGAGATCAATTGGGTAGATAACGATCTCGGCACAGAAAGCTATAATGTTTACATGAGTCAATCTCCTGTCAACAGTCTGGACGCGGAAGGTGTGATTCAACTGACCAATGACATTCCGCATGGAGAAGAATACTGGCAGCATCGACCCTTTACCTCGGACGGCGGCGAAGCCACATACTATTATGCTGTAACAGCCAATGATCCCGAAGGCGGTGAAACCGAACTGACGGAATCATGCAAGGTTGGTCCGGTGACGGTAACCCATACCAGCGCTACAGCCAAAGCCAGGTATGTTGCTGATTTTGCTTCTTCTTTTTCGCTTGATGGTTTGGCAACAGAGTTTGAGCCTTACAACGAATATCAACTTGTTCCTGAGAACGCCGGTGGCGATTCATCTCAAGTCGCGGGATGGGACCACGAGTCCACTGATCTGATGTGGCACACCACCTTTGTGGTGGATGACGACTATCTCTACATTTCCGCGAATGTCACAGATGATGATCTGAACGCGGAAGGCAACGAGCCGTTGTACGAAGGAACTCAACCCTGGATGGGCGATGCGCTTGAATTCTATATCGGTTACTATGACGTGACCACACTTGATGATTATCACGGGTACAATACGGTTGATGCGGAAGGAACCGGCGACTGGCGCATTGCTTTCACCGCATGGGGCACCTCCGGTACGGCTACGTCTATTGACCAGTCCTTCCCCGGTGTGGAAACCACGGTATTTCAAAAGTTCACGGGTGACGGCTATATCATTGAAACCCGCATTTTTCTCGATTCTCTGGCTCTGAATCATGAGCTGATTATCAAAGACGGTACAAAAATGCCCATGCAGATCAATTGTAACGATCTGGATCCGGCTGAAGGTGATGAAGGTCGTACGCTGCAGGCAAACTGGGGCGGCAGCAGCGGCCATGAGGGCTGGAAGCGTCCCGGCGCCTGGGGATTTCTTGAGGTGATCGGAGGCCCGGCTGCCGTGAATGATGCCAATTCGGCTCCAAATGAATTTTCTCTACATCAGAACTACCCGAATCCGTTCAACCCGGTAACCACACTCACTTATGATGTGGCAAAAGCCACAGATGTTACGATTGTGGTGTATGATGTGCTGGGCAAAAAAGTGAAAACCCTGGTGCAGGCCAAACAGGCTGCCGGAACCCATAGCGTCAATTGGGACGGAACCAATGACGCCGGTCTCCGGGTATCCAGCGGTGTTTATTTCTATCAGATGAAAACAACGGATTATACAAAAACTCAAAAAATGATGCTGCTTAAATAA
- a CDS encoding sigma-70 family RNA polymerase sigma factor: protein MNSNQIVSDAELIRRYKGGDARAFERLVQRYNRPLTGYLRRMITDRIAADDLFQETFLKVVKALPRYREDGKFSSWLFGIANHVAIDYLRKQKRIKSHMKTDTIEKNDEEPVEYEDVNSPLPDQEFDRSELKTLLKQAVGKLPVEQKQVLLLRQYSGMSFKEIAEKVNCPLNTVLGRMRYALINLKKIMQSEFGDYHVM, encoded by the coding sequence ATGAATTCAAATCAGATTGTATCAGACGCAGAGCTGATCCGGAGATACAAAGGTGGCGATGCGCGGGCATTTGAACGGCTGGTTCAGCGATACAACAGGCCGTTAACCGGTTATCTGCGCCGGATGATTACAGACAGAATCGCTGCTGACGACCTGTTTCAGGAGACCTTTTTAAAGGTTGTCAAAGCGCTGCCGCGATACCGGGAGGACGGCAAGTTTTCCAGCTGGTTGTTCGGGATTGCCAATCACGTTGCAATTGACTATCTGCGCAAACAAAAAAGGATCAAATCGCATATGAAAACAGATACGATTGAAAAGAACGATGAAGAACCGGTGGAATACGAGGATGTAAATTCTCCATTACCGGATCAGGAATTTGATCGTTCTGAATTAAAAACGCTATTAAAACAGGCGGTGGGAAAATTGCCCGTGGAACAAAAACAGGTGCTTTTGCTTCGGCAGTACAGCGGCATGTCGTTCAAAGAAATCGCTGAAAAAGTAAATTGCCCTTTAAATACCGTTCTGGGACGAATGCGTTATGCGCTGATCAATCTGAAAAAAATCATGCAATCAGAGTTTGGAGACTATCATGTTATGTGA
- a CDS encoding TonB-dependent receptor, giving the protein MIRWIFLILLFSVSAAFAATTGKIAGRVLDAETGEPLVGANIVIQNTNRGAAADAEGEFYIINVPPGSYSVVARMIGYTPQRVEEVRVSVDLTSKVNFELRETVLEAGEEVVVTAHREIQKDLTSSEVSISSETIEDLPVRSVSEMLSLQAGITRDASGSLHIRGGRTNEITYMVDGVQVLNPLNRSSGISIDDQAIEELKAITGTFNAEYGQALSGVVNIVTKKATDKFTFNLTGYLGDYFSFDNDVYHVNKNEDWVHAAARALNRRNDRLDYDLFQYFDEQEGFDSEIFQEKPWLQKEGYLDTFNPLKSQDLQVNMSGPVPFTNKRLSFFVSGRYNYSPGYQHGMQYFMPGDFKVRFPIQPTSLHLRITNSRCSTGIAGFPHNPNSISILQKIWI; this is encoded by the coding sequence ATGATCAGGTGGATTTTTCTGATTCTCCTGTTTTCCGTATCTGCGGCTTTTGCCGCGACCACCGGGAAAATTGCAGGACGAGTGCTAGACGCTGAAACCGGCGAGCCGCTCGTTGGTGCGAATATTGTAATTCAGAATACAAATAGGGGGGCGGCAGCGGATGCAGAGGGTGAATTCTATATCATTAATGTTCCACCCGGAAGTTACTCAGTTGTTGCCCGGATGATCGGCTATACACCGCAGCGTGTTGAAGAGGTCCGGGTCAGTGTTGACCTGACATCCAAAGTCAATTTTGAATTGCGCGAAACGGTACTGGAAGCCGGTGAGGAAGTGGTTGTGACGGCTCATCGGGAAATTCAGAAAGATCTAACTTCATCCGAAGTTTCCATCAGTTCTGAAACCATCGAAGATTTACCGGTTCGCAGTGTTTCCGAGATGCTGTCCCTGCAGGCCGGTATTACCCGGGATGCGTCCGGGAGCCTGCATATTCGCGGCGGCCGAACGAACGAAATTACCTATATGGTGGACGGGGTCCAGGTTTTGAATCCGTTGAACCGCAGTTCCGGTATCAGTATCGATGATCAGGCTATTGAAGAGTTAAAAGCGATTACCGGAACTTTTAATGCGGAATACGGTCAAGCCTTGTCCGGGGTGGTCAATATCGTGACCAAAAAAGCCACCGACAAATTTACATTCAATCTGACTGGATATCTTGGTGATTATTTCAGTTTTGATAATGATGTATATCACGTGAATAAAAATGAAGACTGGGTGCATGCAGCAGCCCGCGCTTTAAACCGGCGTAATGACAGACTGGATTATGACCTGTTTCAGTATTTTGATGAACAAGAAGGCTTTGATTCAGAAATTTTCCAGGAAAAACCCTGGCTGCAGAAAGAAGGGTATCTGGACACTTTTAATCCATTAAAATCTCAGGATCTGCAGGTTAATATGTCCGGTCCGGTGCCGTTTACGAATAAACGATTGTCATTTTTCGTGTCCGGGCGGTACAATTATTCTCCGGGTTATCAGCATGGTATGCAGTATTTTATGCCTGGGGATTTCAAAGTCCGGTTTCCGATACAACCCACGAGTTTGCATCTCCGGATAACGAACTCAAGGTGCTCGACTGGTATCGCGGGATTTCCACACAATCCAAACTCTATATCGATCTTACAGAAGATCTGGATTTAA
- a CDS encoding zf-HC2 domain-containing protein: protein MLCEKYKDTAVLYLYNELDTETNRDFKTHLKRCAQCRKAVKELQSAAQLVDQLPEESVDADVIQNILQHNVRISWTRNVINKLKQWWTAATDLRLPWAVAVAAATAFLIISLWTMTSTKPELSRELLAWDAGIEDNLDHIELKISELYSDQDYAIYSDQSIESKIDLIESNMRSLTQDLETMTF, encoded by the coding sequence ATGTTATGTGAAAAATATAAAGATACAGCTGTCCTTTATCTCTATAATGAGCTGGACACAGAGACGAATCGGGATTTTAAAACACATCTGAAACGTTGTGCGCAATGCCGTAAAGCTGTAAAGGAACTGCAGAGCGCTGCACAGCTTGTTGATCAATTGCCGGAAGAATCGGTTGATGCTGACGTTATTCAGAACATATTGCAGCATAACGTTCGCATCTCCTGGACCCGGAATGTGATCAATAAGCTGAAACAATGGTGGACTGCAGCCACGGACTTGCGGCTGCCATGGGCTGTGGCTGTGGCTGCCGCCACTGCCTTTCTCATTATCAGTCTCTGGACGATGACCTCGACAAAGCCGGAATTATCTCGGGAACTTTTGGCCTGGGATGCCGGAATTGAGGACAATCTGGATCATATTGAACTGAAAATTTCAGAGCTATATTCGGATCAGGACTATGCTATCTATTCTGATCAAAGTATTGAATCGAAAATTGATCTGATTGAAAGTAATATGCGATCCTTGACCCAAGACCTGGAAACAATGACATTTTAA
- a CDS encoding ECF transporter S component has product MRYKRVINAAMLTALCAAVGFAFIYIPNIELITAAIFISGFLMGPAYGAAIGALAEFIFSLFNPYGASAPPLLLAQVISMSLVGFTGGIIRTRYWFECPRIRRHVITGLCGLLLTCVFDGLTTLSFAVFVAGGDTQKLASIFTSGIVFYLFHILINTLIFTTLVPVLLNRLHRYQHKGIQ; this is encoded by the coding sequence GTGCGTTATAAAAGAGTTATAAATGCCGCCATGCTGACGGCATTGTGCGCCGCTGTGGGATTTGCGTTTATTTACATTCCCAATATTGAATTGATCACAGCTGCTATTTTCATATCCGGCTTTTTGATGGGTCCGGCATACGGAGCAGCGATCGGAGCTCTGGCTGAATTTATTTTTTCCCTGTTCAACCCCTACGGCGCCTCAGCCCCTCCTCTGCTTCTGGCCCAGGTTATTTCCATGAGCCTGGTGGGATTTACCGGCGGAATCATCAGAACGCGATATTGGTTCGAATGTCCGAGAATCCGCAGACATGTTATAACAGGACTTTGCGGACTGCTGCTCACCTGTGTGTTTGACGGATTAACGACCCTGAGTTTTGCGGTTTTTGTGGCGGGTGGAGACACGCAAAAACTCGCGTCCATTTTCACCAGTGGTATTGTATTTTATCTGTTTCATATATTGATCAATACGCTGATATTTACAACTCTTGTCCCCGTTCTGCTAAATCGATTACACCGTTACCAACACAAAGGGATCCAGTGA
- a CDS encoding substrate-binding domain-containing protein — MNNFLQENSQNTESSISKNPRRSVLKDAGPVLVDGTRKSRKSSENIGVIFCHKDLPLSNNPFYSRVLEGIEAALVMNNYNLVLHLLPQNENITLPKMIRDELVDGLMLVGVVSESFVERISKLNLPAVLVDPRYRQSFFPQILIDNERGAFLASTHLIRKGHRRIGFISADLDRLSFQTRFKGYRKALEYREIEFDKALVVNGGLEEGYEHVTRLLSLSNPPTAIFSANDINAIYGYKAVLDKGLKIPDDISFIGFDDIGLAKISSPPLTTIRVYKEEMGSIAVRRLLSVLQQTESEPSTSLVPVRLVERDSVMDISKRR; from the coding sequence ATGAACAATTTTTTGCAGGAAAACTCTCAAAATACAGAGTCCAGTATATCTAAAAATCCTAGGCGTTCTGTGTTAAAAGATGCCGGACCGGTGCTTGTAGATGGAACCCGGAAATCTCGAAAAAGCAGTGAAAATATCGGTGTTATTTTCTGTCACAAAGATTTACCCCTTTCAAATAATCCGTTTTATTCAAGAGTACTCGAAGGCATAGAAGCTGCTCTGGTGATGAATAATTATAACCTCGTTCTTCACTTGCTCCCTCAGAATGAAAATATTACCCTGCCCAAGATGATTCGCGATGAATTGGTGGATGGCCTTATGCTGGTCGGCGTGGTCAGCGAATCTTTTGTGGAGCGTATTTCCAAGCTGAATCTGCCTGCGGTATTGGTAGATCCCCGATACAGGCAGTCCTTTTTCCCCCAAATTCTTATCGATAATGAACGCGGTGCCTTTTTAGCAAGCACTCATTTGATCCGGAAAGGGCATAGACGAATCGGGTTTATCAGCGCCGACCTGGATCGTTTGAGTTTTCAAACGCGATTTAAAGGGTATCGAAAAGCTCTGGAATATCGCGAAATCGAGTTTGATAAAGCCCTGGTTGTCAATGGGGGATTGGAGGAAGGGTATGAACATGTCACGCGGCTTTTATCGCTTTCGAATCCTCCCACTGCCATTTTTTCCGCCAATGACATCAATGCAATTTACGGTTATAAAGCCGTTTTGGATAAAGGACTCAAAATTCCGGACGATATCAGTTTTATAGGCTTTGATGATATCGGTCTGGCTAAAATATCGTCTCCTCCGCTTACCACAATTCGGGTGTACAAAGAAGAGATGGGTTCGATCGCGGTCAGGCGTCTTCTTTCTGTCCTGCAACAGACAGAATCAGAGCCGAGTACCTCACTTGTTCCTGTGCGTCTTGTGGAGAGAGATTCCGTTATGGACATTAGCAAAAGGAGGTGA
- the amrS gene encoding AmmeMemoRadiSam system radical SAM enzyme, with amino-acid sequence MKEALYYSKLENQQVQCHLCPHECRIADQKTGICNVRQNKEGVLYSLVYERAIATHIDPIEKKPLFHVYPASHSLSIATAGCNFRCMFCQNCDISQVKYSDTITGERIQAKDIVRAAHDNQCRTIAFTYTEPTIFFEYALDIAKEAAEKQIKCVFISNGFINPEPMKQLAPFLAGANIDLKGWDESFYRKIIGGRLEPVLNTLKLLKQLGVWLEVTTLIVPGYADSEQTLQSIAQFIKTELGPETPWHISRFHPQYKMTDRDATPTSVIKKAVEMGSREGLRYVYSGNIPGDDGEHTHCYSCGAMLLKRYGFRIIENNVRNGKCSECGAEIDGVFA; translated from the coding sequence ATGAAAGAAGCGTTGTATTATTCAAAACTCGAGAATCAGCAGGTCCAATGTCATCTGTGTCCGCATGAATGCCGGATCGCTGATCAAAAGACAGGGATTTGCAATGTCAGACAAAATAAAGAGGGCGTTCTATATTCTCTGGTTTACGAACGTGCGATTGCCACTCACATTGATCCCATTGAAAAAAAACCTTTGTTTCACGTCTACCCCGCTTCCCATTCTCTTTCGATTGCCACGGCAGGGTGTAATTTCCGCTGCATGTTTTGTCAAAATTGTGATATCAGTCAGGTTAAATACAGTGACACTATCACAGGAGAGCGCATTCAGGCAAAAGATATCGTTCGCGCCGCACATGACAACCAATGCCGAACCATCGCATTTACGTACACAGAACCCACGATTTTCTTCGAGTATGCCCTTGACATTGCAAAAGAAGCGGCCGAAAAACAAATCAAATGCGTTTTCATTTCCAACGGTTTTATCAATCCCGAGCCTATGAAACAACTGGCCCCTTTTCTGGCAGGCGCCAACATTGATCTCAAAGGATGGGATGAATCATTTTATCGAAAAATTATCGGGGGCCGGCTTGAACCCGTATTGAATACCCTCAAGCTTTTGAAGCAGCTCGGCGTATGGCTGGAGGTCACAACTCTAATTGTACCAGGTTATGCCGATTCCGAACAAACATTGCAGAGTATTGCACAATTTATTAAAACAGAGCTGGGCCCTGAAACACCCTGGCATATCAGCCGTTTTCATCCCCAATACAAAATGACCGATAGAGATGCCACGCCAACATCTGTGATTAAAAAAGCGGTGGAAATGGGTTCCAGAGAAGGGTTGAGATACGTCTATTCGGGAAACATCCCCGGCGATGATGGTGAACACACGCACTGCTACTCATGCGGCGCCATGCTGCTGAAACGATACGGCTTTCGCATCATTGAAAACAATGTTCGCAACGGGAAATGCTCTGAATGCGGCGCTGAAATAGATGGCGTGTTTGCCTGA